From the genome of Rhizobium oryzihabitans:
TCAGGATAAAGAGCGAGGCGATCGACCTCGTGACCGAGGCCGACGAGGCTGCAGAACGGTTGATCCGCGCACGCGTGCAGGAAATCATGCCGGACGCTCTGTTCATCGGTGAAGAGGCCGTTGCGGCGGATGCCTCGCTGCTTGGCAAGCTTGCCGATGCGGATCTTGCCGTGGTGGTCGATCCGATCGACGGCACCTACAACTTCGCCTCAGGCCTGCCGCTGTTTGGCGTGATGATGAGCGTCATCTCCAAGGGCGAGACCGTTGCCGGCCTGATTTTCGATCCGATGGGCAATGACTGGGCTATTGCCGAAAAGGGCTCCGGCGCCTGGCTTTGCAGCGCCGATGGTACGCAGACAGAGATGTCCGTGGTGCCCGCGCCTGAACTTTCGCAGATGGTGGGCATCGCCAATACCGGCTATTTCGACGTGGAGACACGCCGCAAGATCCTCATGAACCTCGCGGATGTGCGCCTCTTCACCAGCTATCGCTGCGCCGCGCACGAATACCGCCTGTTCTGCGGCGGCCACATGCATTTCCTGATGTATAACAAGCTGATGCCCTGGGACCATCTGGCCGGCACGCTGCTCTCGCAGGAAGCGGGCGCCTATGCCGCGCGCCTCGACGGCTCGCCCTATCTGCCGCGCCACACGGATGGCGGCCTGCTGCTGGCGCCAAACCAGGAGACCTGGGAATTGCTGCGCGAGAAGATTTTTACGGTTTGAGGCGGTGTTGTGTAAGGGGCAGGGCGGAAAGGTTTTTGCCCGTCATGCCGGACTTGATCCGGCATCCAGTAGCCGCGCGTCTGCGTGGCGGAAGACTCTTCTCAGCCCAAAGACTTGGGCTGGCTGGACCCCGGATCAAGTCCGGGGTGACGGAATGCGTATGACGTGAACCGTCAATCAATAAAAAGGGCGCGGAACCGAGTTCCGCGCCCTTTTTATTTGTCTACCTGCCCCTAGCGGGTCGGCTTGTTGTGGGCCTGAAACAGCACGCCCTTTTCGCCGATCAGCACGAAGACGAGGCCGATGATGGAGACGACGAAGAAGCCCGCCACCATGGGCAGCGCCGTGCCGTCGAAGGCCTGGCCGATTGCTGCGCCGATCAGCGAGCCGCCGACCGTTCCCATGAATCCGATGACGGAGGAGGCGGTGCCGGCGACGTGGCCGAGCGGCTCCATGGCGAGCGAGTTGAAGTTCGAGCCGATCCAGCCGAACTGGAACATGGCGAGCGCGAAGAACACAATGAAGATCGCAAAGGGCATCGGTTCCGGACCCATCACCTGCACCAGCAGCCAGATGAAGGTGATGGCGATGAAGCCCAGCAGCGATCCGTGCGACAGCTTGCGCATACCGAACCTGCCGACCAGCCTTGCATTGATGAAGGACGAGAAGGCCATGAACAAAGCAACGCCCGCAAAGGCCGCCGCAAACCATGCACCGAGCCCGTAGATGCCCTTATAGACCTGCTCAGCCGAATTGATGAAGCCGAACAGCGCACCGAAGATAAAGGTGCTGGAGAGCGTGTAACAGAGCGCGATGCGGTTGGTGAGCACGATCTTGAAGCCGCCAAGCACCGAACGGGCGGTGAAGGGGCGGACATCGTCCGGATGCAGGGTTTCCGGCAGGCGGAAATACATCCAGGCCGTCACCACGGCGGCAATTCCCGCCATGAAGGCGAAGATCAGGTGCCAGTTACCGAAAAACAGCACGATCTGGCCGGTGCCGGGCGCGATGACCGGAACGACCATGAACACCATCATGATCAACGACATGACTTCCGCCATCTGGCGGCCGCCATAGATGTCACGCACGATCGAGATGGTGATGACGCGTGTCGCCGCCGAGCCGATGCCCTGAATGAAACGCAGGATCAGCAGGCCGGAGAATGACGGTACGAAGACTACGGCGAGGGCTGAAACGATATAGATCGCAAGTCCGACGAGCATCGGCTTCCGGCGTCCGAAACGGTCCGAGATCGGACCGTACAGAAGCTGTGCGACGCCGAAGCCGAGAAGATAGGTGGAAATGACATATTGGCGGTGGTTTTCATTCACGACGCCAAGCGATGCGCCGATTTCCTGAAGACCGGGCAGCATGATGTCGATGGCGAGCGCGTTCAGCGCCATCAGCATCGCGGCCAGCGCAATGAATTCCGTGCGCCCCATCGAGCCTGCGCGCGAAGCGGTGGATTGTGAAAGTTCTGTCACAGGATTGCCCCAAAAAGAACGGCAAAGGCGTTGCATGAAGCAACGCCTGGCATAAATTTCTGACAATCAGGGTGGGCCGGATGAACCGGCCGAAATCAGGCCGCGCCGCGGACGCTGATACCCTGTTCTTGGAAGTGGTTTTGAAGTTCGCCGGACTGGAACATCTCTCTTACGATGTCACAGCCGCCGACGAATTCGCCCTTGACGTAGAGCTGCGGGATGGTCGGCCAGTTGGAGTAGTCCTTGATGCCCTGGCGGATATCTGCATCGGCAAGCACGTTGATGCCCTTGTAGTCGACGCCGAGATAATCGAGGATCTGTACCACCTGGCCGGAAAAACCGCACTGCGGAAATTGCGGGGTGCCCTTCATGAAAAGAACGATATCGTTGCTCTTCACTTCGCTGTCGATCATGTCGTGAATGCCGCTCATAGGCCTATTCCTTTCACATGCGGTTCAAGGCCGCTGCTTTCTCTTTGTCCCTAAATAACATGTCGCGGCGCGATTTCCACCCGTCGGACGGAAAAAATGCGTGGGTGTTGCAATGCGTCACAGCTCGGAAAAGCCCGTTGTTTGGCTCATCGAAGCCGCTGTCTGCTGCGCGCGGCGGCGGTGCGTCTTTTGCTCACCTGTTTCTTGGCCGGCGTGGATTTGACCGCGGCGTTGATTGCTGCTTCTAGCACGGAGCCGACGATTCCGCCTGCAAGGGACGTGTTGCTTTTTGTCCGGCGGCGGGTGCGGCGGGTCTTGCGAAGACCGGTCTTGGTGAGGATTTCAGACAGTGCGCCCTTGACGACGCCGTTGAGCACTTGATCGACGATGCCAGACAAAATTCCCTCGCCAATAAATAAAAATCATATTTCTGTCGCGATTTTTACTATACGTGCATCGCCCACTGTATCAAGCGATCCTTTTGGGTGTCTCCAGCCCGAAGGTTTATGCATGCCGACCGTCAAGTCACGACTTGTTCTTTATTTCCCCGGCTTCGATCCGCTGGATGCGGCGGCCCATCATCTGCGCTATCAGCGGGCGGCGGCGCTTGCCGGCAAGACATGGGGGGTGGACTATACGGTGGGAGCGCTTGAGACTACGCCGGCGGGCGAAACATTCACGGTGGAGGCCTCGGCCGGTGACTGGCGGACGCGTTCCACCATCTTCGTCTATGATCATAATGCGGTGATATCGCGCCTGCGGGATATGCCCGTCTGGCGGCAGGTCGGGCTGGGCTTTGCGGCTGCGGGCGGTATCGTCGCAGAAGGCGGGGCAGGGCGCTATCTTCGTCATGCCTGGCGTTTCGGTCTTTTCTTCATTTTTCCGTTCCTGCTGATGCTGGTGGGCGGCGCGCTTGCGGCGGGCATTGCCCTGTCGCCGCTGCTGTTTGGTTTCCCCCTCTGGCTCTTCGTGATCAGTCTTCCCGCTGCGGCCCTGTTCTTCGTGAAGGCGTTTCTGCCCTTCGCTGAGCGGTTTCATACGTTGCATCTTTACGCCGACTGGCGCTTCGCGCTGGCCGTCGGCCGCGATGAGCCGATTTCCCGTGATTGGATCGAAGAGAAGGCGGCCCTTGTCCTCAAGGCGTTGGAGCAGCCTTCTGAGGAGGTTCTGGTCGTGTCGCACAGCATGGGGGCGAGCCTCGCGCTCGCCGTGATCGGCCGTGTGCTGGAACTCGAACCCGATGCGCTGGATGGCCGGAAATTGTCCTTTGCCACGCTCGGTGGTGCTGCCCTGCAATGCGCGCTGCTGTCGAGTGCGGACAGGCTGCGACAGAGCGTCGGCACGATCGCGCATCACCCGGAGGTGACATGGTTCGATATCCAGTGCCTCACCGATCCCATTCATCTCTACAGGTGTAACACGGTGGCGCTGACCGGCCATAAGGATGCGCCGCTGCCGAAGATCGTGCCGATCCGCTTCAAGCATTCGCTTTCGCCGGAGCGGTATAAAAAGAACAAGCGAAACTTCCTGCGCATGCACCGGCAATATGTTCTGGGGCCTGATCGCAAATCCGGTTACGATTTTACGCTGCTAACGGCTGGACCTTTACCGGCCGCATCTTTTGCCGATCTGGAATCGCAGAGCCCGCCTGTTTTATAAGCGGCTACCGCTCATTCTCCCGGATATGAAAAGGCCCGCGTGAGAGTATCACGCGGGCCTTTGATTTTAGTCCGGAGCCTTTATGCGTTGGCAGGACAGTGAAACTGTCTTGCCCGAACGGCTTTGACGGCCACGGTCATTCGGGAGCCGAGGTCTGCAAGGCAAGGGCGTGCAGAACACCGCCCATATTGCCCTTCAGCGCGTCATAGACCATCTGGTGCTGCTGCACGCGGGTCTTGCCCTTGAACGCTTCCGCGACGACTTCCGCCGCGTAATGGTCGCCATCACCGGCCAGATCGCGGATCGTGACCTTTGCCCCGGGAATTCCCGCCTTAATCATGTCTTCAATGTCGCCGGGTTTCATGGGCATGGTGTTTCTCCTTAATTCATTCTGCGGCGATCAAAGTTTCGCCGTCCATGAATTGAGGGAACCACGATTCATAGGCCAAGTGCAATTCTTTAATCTCGACAGCCCGCGCCGTGCCCAGCTTTACGCTTGCACCGCCGGTGACGCCGATTGCCGGGCAGGAAACGCCTGCCGCCTTGGCCGCCGCCTGCACCTTGTCGAGATCGGCCTTCTTCACCGTCAGAACGTAACGACCCTGGTCTTCGCCATAGAAGGTGAGGACCGGATTGTGGCCTTCGACCGCATCGATCGTCGCGCCAATGCCCGAGGAAATCGCCATTTCGGCAACAGCAAGTGCGAGACCGCCCGAAGAGCAATCGTGAACGGCTGTCGTAAGACCGTCGGTGATGAGCGTGCGGACGAAATCGCCGTTCGTCTTTTCGGCTGCCAGATCCACATGCGGTGCCGGGCCATCG
Proteins encoded in this window:
- a CDS encoding inositol monophosphatase family protein, yielding MAIELDIASLANALQEAAAVEILPRFRNLGEGDVRIKSEAIDLVTEADEAAERLIRARVQEIMPDALFIGEEAVAADASLLGKLADADLAVVVDPIDGTYNFASGLPLFGVMMSVISKGETVAGLIFDPMGNDWAIAEKGSGAWLCSADGTQTEMSVVPAPELSQMVGIANTGYFDVETRRKILMNLADVRLFTSYRCAAHEYRLFCGGHMHFLMYNKLMPWDHLAGTLLSQEAGAYAARLDGSPYLPRHTDGGLLLAPNQETWELLREKIFTV
- a CDS encoding multidrug effflux MFS transporter, which encodes MGRTEFIALAAMLMALNALAIDIMLPGLQEIGASLGVVNENHRQYVISTYLLGFGVAQLLYGPISDRFGRRKPMLVGLAIYIVSALAVVFVPSFSGLLILRFIQGIGSAATRVITISIVRDIYGGRQMAEVMSLIMMVFMVVPVIAPGTGQIVLFFGNWHLIFAFMAGIAAVVTAWMYFRLPETLHPDDVRPFTARSVLGGFKIVLTNRIALCYTLSSTFIFGALFGFINSAEQVYKGIYGLGAWFAAAFAGVALFMAFSSFINARLVGRFGMRKLSHGSLLGFIAITFIWLLVQVMGPEPMPFAIFIVFFALAMFQFGWIGSNFNSLAMEPLGHVAGTASSVIGFMGTVGGSLIGAAIGQAFDGTALPMVAGFFVVSIIGLVFVLIGEKGVLFQAHNKPTR
- the grxD gene encoding Grx4 family monothiol glutaredoxin, yielding MSGIHDMIDSEVKSNDIVLFMKGTPQFPQCGFSGQVVQILDYLGVDYKGINVLADADIRQGIKDYSNWPTIPQLYVKGEFVGGCDIVREMFQSGELQNHFQEQGISVRGAA
- a CDS encoding BolA/IbaG family iron-sulfur metabolism protein, with translation MPMKPGDIEDMIKAGIPGAKVTIRDLAGDGDHYAAEVVAEAFKGKTRVQQHQMVYDALKGNMGGVLHALALQTSAPE